The Amycolatopsis umgeniensis DNA segment GGATCGTGGTTCTCGGAGTCGTGGCCGCGGGCGCGACCTACATCCTTCGCACGAAGAAGAAGCCGTCCACAGTGGAGTTCCATGACGAGCCACATACGATAAAGACAGCCGAAGACACCCCGGCATCATCCGAGGCCGTGGAGAACGGACGCACGGCACCGGAACCGACGGCAGCGGGGCCGAAGAACTGACAGAGATCCCTGTTACGGGCGGGCCCGGGTAGCGTGCCCGAATGAAATTCCAAGACTCAGTGCCGCTCGACGACTATGCAGTCGTCGAGCGGCACTGGAGTTCGACAGGCCGCGCTACGGTTTCGTTCCCGTCCACTGAAGCCAATCGCCCTGCGGATTCAGCATGACCGCTCTCCCGATGTTGATCGCATGCATGACCGAATCAATAAGGAGTTTGTAGCGACTAGGGGCACCTTCGTAATGAGGGCTGTTTTCAAAGTCGCTGGGCTTGAAGTTGACACCGATGGTCCGGCCGATCCAGTTGTTGTGAAGGTCCATCAACTCGAGCCAGTACTTGCCATGGTTATCCGACGTGGCCTCGTGGGCGTCGGTGAACTCCTTCGCCCTCGTCGGGCCGAAATATACCGTCAGCAGAGCGCTCCAGTACACGTGCTGGAAGGCATTACCGATTGTCCCGTCCGCTGTTCCATACTTTCCGTCTTCGTTCGCAATGCGACCGAAAAGTATGGCGGCCGTAGTTTGAGCCTCACTCTTGAGCTCACGAAACTTGATCTTTTCCCAGGGCTTGAGCTTTCCGATCAAATCACTTTCCGCTTGAGTCACCGGAAATATGAAATATTTCGTCTTCGCACCCGCGTTGTCGGACGGGAGTTGCGAGAACTGGCTCCTCACCCTCGCCATCTCGTCGTCGTCGAGCACCCCCACCCCGGGGGTGCGCTCGGTAGGGCTTTTGCCGGTGGGGTCAGTGAGCTTGACAGGATTGTTGTGGGCATAGGTGTGGGTGGCAAGGTTACGGGGGTTGTCGACGCCACCAGCGAGGTTTGAATCGAGGTAGTCAGGCAGTGCTGGATCCGCGCTCGCCCATAGTTGCGTTCTCGGATTGTAGTAGCGAGCACCGTGGTAGTAGAGGCCAGTCTCTTCGTCGAGTTCCTTGCCGGTGAACTTGTACGGCGTACCGCTTTGCCCTGCCCTCTCTTCCACCCAAGTTTCGCCGAAGGGCATGTACTCGAGGTGTTCGGTGACGTTGCCCTGCTTGTCGGTGACGTAGCCGGACGAGCCGAGGTGGTCGGCGTGGAAGTAGGACTGGACGTTTTCGGGCCCGGCGGCGGCGACGGTCTTGGTGGTGAGGCGGCTGTCGCCGATGAAGATGTGTTTGAAGCCGACGCCGTCACGTTCGCTGTAGCCGGGGTTGGGGTAGAGGGATTGGCCGTCGCCTTGTTTGATGACGCGCTCTCCGGCCGCGTCGTAGGTGTAGCCGACGGTCGCCGCCTGGCAGCCTGCCGGGGTTTGAGGGACCGTCGCCGTCACGGTGTCCTGGTTGCAGGCGAGCCGGTTCTCCTCGTCCCACACGTACTGGCGTCGTTTCCCCTCGGCTTCGGCGTTCACCGTGTCGGTGAGGTTTCCGCTCGCGTCGTAGACCTGGGTGATCGGGCCGACCTTGCTCGGCGCGTGGGGTTTTCCGCTGCCGTAGTCGTACTTGTAGTCGTAGCTGGTCTTGTCCTGTACCCCGGCAGGGTTGGCCGGATCCTCGACCGGCTCGATCGGTCCGACCGACAGCGGGCCCAGTGACGCCGGGCTCCCCCCGCCGCCGCGGTTCAGGGAAGCCACTTGGGCGGACGAGGTCGAGGTGCCGGTGATCTCGTGGTGCTGGGTCTTGGTGGTCGTGTTGTGGATGGAGTCGTAACCCAACGCCAGGGTGTATCTGTCCTGCTGGTTGTTCTTGGTCGTGTACTGGCCGCTGGCGGAGGTGAGCTGGTAGAGGTCGTCGTAGCCGAAGGTCTGGCTGCTCGGGCCACCGATCGTCGGGTTCTGTGCCGTGTTGTTGGTCAGCTTCGTGATGTTGCCGGTGTTGTCGTAGGTGTAGCCGAGGTTCTGGAACTCGGTGGCACCCGGCGTCTTCGACTTCAGGGTGGCGAGCCTGCGGTCGGCCTGGTCGTAGGTGTAGGTCGTGCGCACCCCGTTTCCGGCCTGCTGCAGCACCTTCTGGCCGAACTTGTCATAGTCCAGGCGACCGAGGTAGATGTAGTCGGTTCCGTTCTTGGACCCGGTGGCGCGGGTGACCTGGCCGCCTGCGTCGTAGTCGTAGCGGAGGACTTCGGAGTCCGGATAGGTCATCTGCAGGACACGGTTGAAGGCGTCGAAGCGCCATCCGGTGGTGTAGCCGCGGTCCGCCTGCCCGGCGATCTTGATGGTGCGGGTCTCCCGAGTGGTCTCGCCCAACGGGCCGTAACCGCGGGTGAGCGTCCCGGCCGCGTCGCGGATCTCGGTGATCCGCCCGGCGGCGTTGTCCGGTGCACCGGGTTCGCCGTGGAGGTAAGTGACGTTGTTGGCCGGGAAGGTCGGATAACGGACCGCCTTGAGGCGGCTGTGGTCGTAGTCGTACTCCACCTGTTTGCCGCTTGCGGTGATCTTCGCCGTCGGGTTGCCCGCCAGGTCGAAGCGGGTCTCGGTGCGGCCCGCATCGGGGCTGTCGAGCACAGTGCGGCGGCCGAGGGTGTCGTATTCGGACCGGGTGGTGTTGTTCTTGTCGTCCACCACGGTGGTGATCTGCCCGAGCGCGTCGTGGTCGTAGCTGGTCCAGATCACCGGCTGCCCACCGGCAGGGTTGAACTCCTTGACCGCGGTGGTCTTCTCCCGCAGGTCTGTGTAGCTGCGCTTCTGTTTGCCGTTGCCGTCGGTCGCGATGGTTTCGAACCGGGCGACACCGGCGCGGTCGGGGCCGAATCCGTAGGCCATGGTGGTCGTGACGTCGTCCGGCTCGACCGCCTTGACCGTCCGGTCGAGCACGTCGAACGAGGTTCTGGTGGGGGCGACGGTGTCGAAGGCGGCATTGAACGTGGTGTTGCCGTCGCCCTTGGGCTCGGTCACCGGGTGGTACTGCTCCACCACGCGGCCGACGAAATCGAACTTGGTGCGACCGGAGACGGTCATGACCTGGTCAGGGGTGTCACCGGGTTTGTTCGCGACCGACGCGTCCTTTTTCGTCTGCAGGACGCGTTTGAGACCGTCGGTGAAGGTGACGGTGTCGATGGTGTCCTCCCGGACACCAGTGGCGTCACGGTCGAGGTGACGCGTGGTGGCGTACGGGACGGTGGCTTCGGGGTGATAGTCGAAGTCGATCGTGGCCTTGCCCGAACCGATCTCGTACGGCCCGGTGACCGTGTCCAGCCGACCCACGCTGTCGTAGGAGCGCAGCACCTGCTGGCCGTTCTGGTCGGTGGTGCGATCCGGTTGCCCGTACTTGAGGTTGTGCGTCGCGCCCGACCGCAGCCCGAAGCTGTCCACAATAGACTCGATGTGGACGCCGACGACGGTGTCGTAGCCGTACTCCAGCCGGTATCGCTGACCGGTCTTGCTTGCCGGTTTGGTGACCGCTTTCAGATTCCCGTCCGGGAAATACTCCAGGTCGGTATCGGCCGAGATGGTGTCGGTGAGGTACGCGCGGACCTGCCGCACCGCACCGGTCACGCAGTCCACTGTGGATTCGCTGTGCCGCGACACGGCGCCGCCGTTGGTGCCGCGCTGTTTGTGCGAGGTGGCGGTACCGACGAGGTTGCGCGTCCGGCAGTCCGGGTCGGACGCGGTGTAGCCGTAGGTGGTCTCCACATCGTCGGCGGCGCCCTCGTCGGCGGCGTCGAACGAGCGGATCAGGTTGCCGAAGTCGTCATACGACATTTCTGTGTAGGTGGACTTGCCAGGCTTCTCCGCGCCTTCGTAGAAGCGTTTGTCCACTCGGGACAGACCCACGAACACGCTGCCCGGTGCGGTGTCGCGAAGCTGGTAGGTGTTGACGGTTTCGGTGAACGGCCGTCCCGCACCGTCGGTGCTGAGGGTGCGAGCGAGCAGTCCTCGGGTATACGGGCCGTCGGTGCGGTATTCATCGGTGGTCGAGCGATAGAGCGCCTCGGCAGTACCGGGGTCGCGCTGTTCGGTGACGACCTTGCCGAAACCGTGGAACTCGCGCTCGAGCCGATCGTACTTCCCCTGCTCGTAGCGATAGGTGGCGAGCTGGGTGTCGGCGCCATCGCCGCGATGACCGTCGGACACGCTGGTGCGGGACAGCACCCAGTGGGACTCGGGCATCGCCTGAGTGTTACCGGTACGGGTGTAGTCCAGATCGATCTTCCCGCCCAACGGCCGCGTCACCGTGCGGAGCAGGTTCGTACGGCCGGTTTTGTTGACCGCGACCAGCAGCTCGTTGTCCCGGGTGGATTTGACGTGGTCGGCGAGGCCGTCACCGTTGATGTCACGCAGGCCGATCTCGGCGCGGCCGATGCCGGTGGAGGCGTTGACGCCGGGGTTGAACACGAAAGTGCCGATCGGGGTGGGGACAGGGAACGTGAAGTAGACGCCCGCACCGAGGGTGGCGTTCTTGTCCACGGCGAGGTCGGAGAAGCTGCCGCGGAATGTGGTGGGCGCGGTGAAGCCGGTGCCGGTGTTGATGGCGACCTTGATCGGGTTGGCACCGTCGGTGAAGACGCGGTCGGTGAGGCCGTCGCCGTTGACGTCGAGCATGCTCGCGTTGGTGAAGGAAGTGCTCAGTTCGGCGGACAGTCCCCCGGCGAAGCCGTAGTTGTCGACGTTGAAACCGAGGTTGACGCCGAGGTTTCGGGTGGAGGCGTCGTTGATCGGTCCCGCTGACCAGGGTTCCCTGGCGGCGAAGCTGTAGCCGAGGTTGAGTTGTGCGTCGCCGTTGGCGAAGACCTTGTCGGGTAGACCGTCGCCGTTGATGTCGACGAGGTCGACGCGGGTGTCGGACTCGCCGCCGCCGAGGCTGCCGCCGATCCCGAGTGCCGGTTGGACCGAGCCGGAGGTGGCGGTGTTGTTGCTGCTTCCGGCCTCCGGAGCGGCCAGGCCCAATGCGCTGGCAAGGGTGGCCGACTCGCTGCCGGAAGAGTAGGACACGTTGCCGGACAAGGTGTCGGACTCGCGGACATTGCCGCCGAGTGTGCCGCGTCTGGCGCCCAGCCCGCCGTTGGTATCGGTGAACTGGATCTCCTTGGCGCCGACGACATCGGGAAAACGGTCACCGTTGAGGTCGACATAGTCGACGGAACCCGCGGTGATCCCACCGACGACCGTGCCCCCGAACGGACCGGCGGACAGCGTGCCGGATACCTGACCGGTCACGCCGCGACGCATCACGGTGCGGTCGCCTGCGACATCGGCGTCGGTGACCACGTCGATGGTGTCCGCGCCGAGCCGCGAACTGGTCGCCATGGTGGCGGTGAACCAGGACGACTCGTCCTGCGCGGCCCAGCCGCCTTTGGCCGGGTTCGGGGCGAAGATCGCCAGCCGGGGCATGGTGATCCGGGGGTTCGCGGCGAACCCTGGGATGTCGGCTTCCTTCGGTTCCCGGGGAAGGGCGTTTTTGAAGCTCTCGTCGATCGCGAGCTCGGCCTGCTTGATGGGCTGGGTGGCGCGATCGCGGTTGGCCTGGTAGCCGATCACACCCCAGCCGCGATAGGGCTGCGGGAACGCACCCTGCTGAGCGGAGCCGTGCGCCGCGCTCGGCGCCGGGCTGAACGTCGGCCATGGAGACGAGAGATCGTAGGTGACCTTCGCGGACTGTTCGGCGACCAGCCCGAACAGGTAGGAATCCGTTGTGGAGTGGTCGAAATACAGCTCGTCGCCTTGGGTGACCGGGACGACCACGTCCAGGTCCTGGCCGGGCGAGCCGTACTGCCCGTTGACGATGTCGACGACCCGCTTGCCCAGCAGCTGCCCGCCGCGTTTCTTGACGGTGAACGCGATCTTGGTCGCCCCGGGAAAGCCGAAGTTGAGTTTCACGTTCGGCCGGACCCGCAGCTTGCCGGTCTTGGTCACCTTGTAGGTCTGCTGCGGTGCCGCGAGGGTGTCGGCGGGGTACATGTCCACGTCGAACGGCGGGCTGATCACCAGGGACGGCTGCCCCTTGTCGTCGACCAGCGACTCCACCCCCGGCGCCTCCGTGTAGTGCGCTTTCGGTACCCAGGACACCGCGGAAACGTCGATCGCGGAGTCGGTCTTGATATGCCATGACATCTTCTCGAACTGGCTGACCGGGAGGCTCATGTCGATCTTGGTGGTCCCGGTCGACGCGGCGGGCAAGACCTTGCGGAACACCTCCGCCGGCGCGTGCACCCCGTTGCCCTTCGTGATCACCACGGTCACGTCATCCGAGGTGACCTTGCTCTTGACCACGTCGCCGGTCAGCTGAAGCTTGCCGCTCACCGGCACCATCACCTGTGACGAGCGGCCGCCGAGCGTGAAGTCCGCCGACGCACGGAACACGGTGTTCGCCAACCCGTTCACGTCCGTACCGGCCGCCAGGTCGGTGTAGGCGATCGTCGGGTCCCACGCCACCGTGTCGTACTTTCCGTCCAGAATGGACTGTGTGCGGAAGTAGAGCGCGTCGCCCTTCTTCACCGCGATCGCCGACACGTTGGCCGGGGTGAACTCGGTGTGGTCGTCCGGGCCGATTCGTTGCGCCCAGAGTTCGGTGTCCTTGGCCTGGATGGTGACCCGCACCCC contains these protein-coding regions:
- a CDS encoding SpvB/TcaC N-terminal domain-containing protein; this translates as MTAPEHPEGTAFDPNQIKDIKAADPGAGVNLIGPPTANSMGDARMSYPLEVPKGRAGLEPKLAVSYSSGGANGWLGVGWDVSMPSISVDTRWGVPRFDAGLETETYVLAGEQLSPVAHRGAPQARTAEKVFHARVESRFDRIVRHGDKPANYWWEVTDKSGTRTVFGGAENTTLTDASGQVATWAAREVRDTNDNVMRYHYARVEDGGTAKSTVPGSNLYPRRITYTGHGATEGKYSVTFFRDRDRGEPRRGDVQIDARGGFKKVTADLLRRVEVKLDDQLIRAYELNYRAGAFAKTLLASVSQFGEDDKLFNTHSFDYFDEVRDQAGNYTGFADAAGWSVPDDDLGVNIREGEASAISANTSVGFGAHLFAGYNVQGLPVKQGGVGLKVGFNAGQSDGLSALVDVNGDNLPDKVFRKNNDVYYRPNLSTPGGEPKFGDPPVRLRDLPGISTERTLSGTIGVEAFVAAIAAQLDFVGTTTTSDRFFSDVNGDGITDLVDNGGVLFGYLDANGQPAYSADSARTPVPVGGGAVTGEIVGDQTAQFNQQVDNSPLLDSVRRWVAPFDGTVRVDGRVQLTVDPSPARAAYTKADGVRVTIQAKDTELWAQRIGPDDHTEFTPANVSAIAVKKGDALYFRTQSILDGKYDTVAWDPTIAYTDLAAGTDVNGLANTVFRASADFTLGGRSSQVMVPVSGKLQLTGDVVKSKVTSDDVTVVITKGNGVHAPAEVFRKVLPAASTGTTKIDMSLPVSQFEKMSWHIKTDSAIDVSAVSWVPKAHYTEAPGVESLVDDKGQPSLVISPPFDVDMYPADTLAAPQQTYKVTKTGKLRVRPNVKLNFGFPGATKIAFTVKKRGGQLLGKRVVDIVNGQYGSPGQDLDVVVPVTQGDELYFDHSTTDSYLFGLVAEQSAKVTYDLSSPWPTFSPAPSAAHGSAQQGAFPQPYRGWGVIGYQANRDRATQPIKQAELAIDESFKNALPREPKEADIPGFAANPRITMPRLAIFAPNPAKGGWAAQDESSWFTATMATSSRLGADTIDVVTDADVAGDRTVMRRGVTGQVSGTLSAGPFGGTVVGGITAGSVDYVDLNGDRFPDVVGAKEIQFTDTNGGLGARRGTLGGNVRESDTLSGNVSYSSGSESATLASALGLAAPEAGSSNNTATSGSVQPALGIGGSLGGGESDTRVDLVDINGDGLPDKVFANGDAQLNLGYSFAAREPWSAGPINDASTRNLGVNLGFNVDNYGFAGGLSAELSTSFTNASMLDVNGDGLTDRVFTDGANPIKVAINTGTGFTAPTTFRGSFSDLAVDKNATLGAGVYFTFPVPTPIGTFVFNPGVNASTGIGRAEIGLRDINGDGLADHVKSTRDNELLVAVNKTGRTNLLRTVTRPLGGKIDLDYTRTGNTQAMPESHWVLSRTSVSDGHRGDGADTQLATYRYEQGKYDRLEREFHGFGKVVTEQRDPGTAEALYRSTTDEYRTDGPYTRGLLARTLSTDGAGRPFTETVNTYQLRDTAPGSVFVGLSRVDKRFYEGAEKPGKSTYTEMSYDDFGNLIRSFDAADEGAADDVETTYGYTASDPDCRTRNLVGTATSHKQRGTNGGAVSRHSESTVDCVTGAVRQVRAYLTDTISADTDLEYFPDGNLKAVTKPASKTGQRYRLEYGYDTVVGVHIESIVDSFGLRSGATHNLKYGQPDRTTDQNGQQVLRSYDSVGRLDTVTGPYEIGSGKATIDFDYHPEATVPYATTRHLDRDATGVREDTIDTVTFTDGLKRVLQTKKDASVANKPGDTPDQVMTVSGRTKFDFVGRVVEQYHPVTEPKGDGNTTFNAAFDTVAPTRTSFDVLDRTVKAVEPDDVTTTMAYGFGPDRAGVARFETIATDGNGKQKRSYTDLREKTTAVKEFNPAGGQPVIWTSYDHDALGQITTVVDDKNNTTRSEYDTLGRRTVLDSPDAGRTETRFDLAGNPTAKITASGKQVEYDYDHSRLKAVRYPTFPANNVTYLHGEPGAPDNAAGRITEIRDAAGTLTRGYGPLGETTRETRTIKIAGQADRGYTTGWRFDAFNRVLQMTYPDSEVLRYDYDAGGQVTRATGSKNGTDYIYLGRLDYDKFGQKVLQQAGNGVRTTYTYDQADRRLATLKSKTPGATEFQNLGYTYDNTGNITKLTNNTAQNPTIGGPSSQTFGYDDLYQLTSASGQYTTKNNQQDRYTLALGYDSIHNTTTKTQHHEITGTSTSSAQVASLNRGGGGSPASLGPLSVGPIEPVEDPANPAGVQDKTSYDYKYDYGSGKPHAPSKVGPITQVYDASGNLTDTVNAEAEGKRRQYVWDEENRLACNQDTVTATVPQTPAGCQAATVGYTYDAAGERVIKQGDGQSLYPNPGYSERDGVGFKHIFIGDSRLTTKTVAAAGPENVQSYFHADHLGSSGYVTDKQGNVTEHLEYMPFGETWVEERAGQSGTPYKFTGKELDEETGLYYHGARYYNPRTQLWASADPALPDYLDSNLAGGVDNPRNLATHTYAHNNPVKLTDPTGKSPTERTPGVGVLDDDEMARVRSQFSQLPSDNAGAKTKYFIFPVTQAESDLIGKLKPWEKIKFRELKSEAQTTAAILFGRIANEDGKYGTADGTIGNAFQHVYWSALLTVYFGPTRAKEFTDAHEATSDNHGKYWLELMDLHNNWIGRTIGVNFKPSDFENSPHYEGAPSRYKLLIDSVMHAINIGRAVMLNPQGDWLQWTGTKP